A part of Maniola hyperantus chromosome 14, iAphHyp1.2, whole genome shotgun sequence genomic DNA contains:
- the LOC117988336 gene encoding peptide transporter family 1-like, with product MVVSKEVDVKNGDTKTTTNERFPRVVIIIMLAEFCERFSFSGMRAFLTLYLRSKLGYSDEGATEIYHVFSTFVYFFPILGGILADNYLGKFRTILYLMFVYAAGNILVAVTAIPQLELPKRLCTIVGLFMITVGTGGIKPCVTAFGGDQFILPQQEKQLAMYFSILYFNLCTGSLIAKTVSPILRSEVHCLGDKDCYSLAFGAPGFVVLMSIVIFVSAKSRYVMKKPEGNMVIDFVKCVSLGIKNLVLKGKSDKQSHWLDSTQHKYDERFIRDVKKTLSIFMLFTVLPVFWALMDQMGSRWTLQATKMDGRLGFITIKPDQLQVFGPICILILIPLFQKYVYPFLGRRNILTNPLHKLTLGGVLAGVGFIASALVEIYIKTTYPELPQTGFSQLRVYNGNPCSITIRDDMIYTIPSLSYYSNKHIKVKGSENVLMSLGGSCVEARDEVFLLEDNKAISFFVNGNDTVRFGENVDKSKSGLPVVRFLVTNRVTSSNLTLYNEKRKEIESHIYPGVSAQMEVFMSTYSIRVGDRIIMGDLQLDQGGVYTIVIDKNGEVYQARLIVITEPNSITMALLLPQFLIISIAEVLFALTGNEFAFKEAPGSMKAVMTAVWLLTEAVGNVLIIIVTRVFVHYQQETQSFIYAGLMFTSIALFHYMSRGYQFHTHDDVSRKECRSNSEVLYHQVKQAEDCLEH from the exons ATGGTAGTGTCTAAAGAGGTGGATGTTAAAAATGGGGACACCAAAACGACG ACGAACGAGCGATTTCCGAGAGtagtcataattattatgctcgcTGAGTTTTGCGAGAGGTTTTCCTTCTCGGGCATGAGAG CGTTCCTTACACTATACCTGCGCAGTAAGTTGGGTTACTCAGATGAGGGAGCGACGGAGATCTACCACGTTTTCAGCACTTTTGTGTATTTCTTCCCCATTCTGGGTGGAATTCTGGCTGACAACTATCTTGGgaagtttag AACCATTTTGTACTTGATGTTTGTATACGCAGCTGGAAACATACTTGTTGCAGTTACCGCGATACCTCAACTAGAACTACCGaaaag ATTATGCACAATAGTCGGTCTATTCATGATCACAGTAGGCACAGGGGGAATCAAACCCTGTGTCACTGCGTTCGGAGGAGATCAGTTTATACTGCCCCAGCAAGAGAAGCAGCTCGCGATGTACTTTAGTATTCTCTACTTCAACCTCTGCACCGGCAGTTTGATTGCGAAGACCGTGTCTCCTATATTGCGGTCTGAAGTCCATTGCTTGGGGGATAAGGACTGTTATTCCTTGGCTTTTGGTGCACCAGGATTCGTTGTATTAATGTCTATAG tgatattCGTCAGTGCCAAGAGCAGATACGTTATGAAGAAACCGGAAGGAAACATGGTGATTGACTTCGTAAAATGCGTCTct TTGGGAATAAAAAATTTGGTACTAAAAGGCAAAAGCGATAAGCAATCTCACTGGCTGGACAGCACACAACACAAGTATGACGAGCGGTTTATACGAGACGTGAAGAAAACCCTGTCGATATTCATGTTGTTCACCGTACTGCCGGTGTTCTGGGCATTGATGGACCAGATG GGCTCAAGATGGACGCTGCAAGCCACAAAGATGGACGGTCGCCTGGGCTTCATCACGATCAAACCGGATCAACTACAAGTGTTCGGTCCTATTTGCATACTTATCCTCATCCCGTTGTTCCAAAAG TATGTGTACCCGTTTCTGGGAAGGCGCAATATCCTCACAAATCCTCTGCACAAATTGACTCTCGGGGGCGTTTTGGCGGGCGTAGGGTTTATTGCTTCGGCGCTCGTCGAAATTTATATCAAG ACAACATACCCAGAACTTCCTCAAACGGGATTTTCACAGCTTCGCGTATACAACGGCAACCCTTGCTCTATAACCATACGTGACGACATGATATACACCATCCCCTCTCTTTCCTACTACTCAAATAAACACATAAAAGTGAAGGGGTCGGAGAATGTGTTAATGAGTTTGGGAGGCAGTTGTGTCGAGGCGCGAGACGAAGTTTTTCTCCTGGAAGACAATAAAGCGATATCTTTCTTTGTAAATGGTAATGACACAGTGAGATTTGGAGAAAATGTAGATAAAAGTAAATCGGGGTTGCCAGTTGTAAG atTCCTCGTCACAAATCGTGTGACATCCTCAAATCTGACCCTCTATAATGAGAAGAGGAAAGAAATAGAGTCGCACATTTATCCCGGAGTTAGCGCACAAATGGAAGTATTTATGTCGACATACTCTATTAGAGTTGGGGATAGGATAATTATGGGGGATCTACAGTTGGACCAGGGAGGGGTGTATACTATTGTGATTGATAAAAATGGTGAGGTATAT CAAGCGAGGCTGATTGTGATAACAGAGCCCAACTCAATAACCATGGCGTTGCTGCTGCCACAGTTCCTGATCATATCTATAGCTGAG GTATTGTTTGCTTTAACAGGCAACGAGTTCGCGTTCAAGGAGGCGCCGGGTAGCATGAAAGCCGTCATGACGGCCGTGTGGCTGCTCACCGAGGCGGTGGGCAATGTCCTCATCATTATTGTCACGCGTGTCTTCGTTCATTATCAACAG GAAACTCAATCCTTCATCTACGCGGGTCTGATGTTCACCTCGATAGCGCTGTTCCACTACATGTCCAGAGGATATCAGTTCCACACGCATGATGACGTCAGCAGGAAGGAGTGTCGAAGCAACAGTGAAGTGCTGTACCACCAAGTGAAGCAGGCTGAAGACTGTCTAGAACACTAG